Sequence from the Salinicoccus sp. Bachu38 genome:
CCAGTATGCGACAGACAAGATAGTGGAATATGCCAGGGAGAAGGAAGTCGATATCGTCGTCGGCCCTGAAGCCCGCGGTTTCATCATCGGCTGCCCTGTGGCATACAGCATGGGAATCGGATTCGCACCTGTAAGGAAGGAAGGGAAGCTTCCAAGAGAGGTCATCAGATATGAGTATGATCTTGAGTACGGGTCCAATACACTGACGATGCACAAGGATGCAATTTCCCCCGGCCAGCGTGTATTGATCACGGATGATCTTCTGGCAACGGGAGGCACGATAGAAGCGACGATCAAGCTTGTCGAGTCCCTCGGCGGCATCGTGGCGGGGCTCGC
This genomic interval carries:
- a CDS encoding adenine phosphoribosyltransferase — its product is MDLKKYVSEVPDWPQKGVSFKDITTIMDNGPAYQYATDKIVEYAREKEVDIVVGPEARGFIIGCPVAYSMGIGFAPVRKEGKLPREVIRYEYDLEYGSNTLTMHKDAISPGQRVLITDDLLATGGTIEATIKLVESLGGIVAGLAFLIELEYLDGMKRLEGYDTLSLITYDE